The Caldivirga sp. genome contains a region encoding:
- a CDS encoding CBS domain-containing protein translates to MKASELITRKSPVVIKVGSPVMDAVRLMAENNVGLVVIVDSPENKRVLGVISERDVIRALAKGVDVSKATVEQVGTMGNIVSVKYYDYITTVAQLMNERQVRHVVVVDDNNRVISVISIRDLLREKEVVNALAKIRPHPPVRE, encoded by the coding sequence ATGAAGGCCTCAGAGCTAATAACCCGCAAAAGCCCAGTAGTGATTAAGGTTGGTTCCCCAGTTATGGACGCTGTGAGACTTATGGCTGAGAACAACGTGGGCCTAGTAGTCATAGTTGATTCACCTGAGAACAAGAGGGTTTTGGGTGTGATTAGTGAGAGGGATGTTATCAGGGCGTTAGCCAAGGGGGTTGATGTGAGTAAGGCCACTGTGGAGCAGGTGGGGACAATGGGCAACATAGTATCAGTTAAGTACTACGATTACATAACCACTGTGGCTCAATTAATGAATGAGAGGCAGGTTAGGCACGTGGTGGTTGTTGATGATAACAACAGGGTTATTAGCGTAATATCTATTAGGGATCTATTAAGAGAAAAGGAAGTTGTTAATGCACTAGCTAAAATCCGCCCCCACCCACCGGTTAGGGAATAA
- a CDS encoding substrate-binding domain-containing protein: MSNRTVRFRGVDVRIEVIELLSLIRKHGSLSKAAKLLNIPYSTAFRMIKETEATLSEALIEGVRGGSRGGYSRLTRLGEELLLTFNEGGLEGGLTVASSHDELLSYILDDHAQVTWVGSMNGLSMLLVNKAQVAGIHLSSIYGSNLKLLSMLGVLDDVALVRGYVRVIGIGYSGGLGSLSLRDIAERIRRGELTMVKRNPGSGTRLLSELWLRRMGVLNPRSLNVVAWTHDDVAKAILRGEADYGFITQYHAEKWGLNFIKVIQEDFDIVVRRDSINEAEGLLKELRRLRGLNVKGYVINSDVGEIIA, translated from the coding sequence ATGAGTAATAGGACTGTTAGGTTTAGGGGTGTTGACGTTAGGATTGAGGTCATTGAATTACTCAGCTTAATAAGGAAGCATGGTTCATTAAGTAAGGCGGCTAAACTACTCAACATACCCTACTCCACAGCCTTCAGGATGATTAAGGAGACTGAAGCCACCTTATCGGAAGCCCTAATAGAGGGCGTTAGAGGTGGTTCCAGGGGTGGGTACAGTAGGTTAACTAGGCTTGGGGAGGAGCTTCTACTAACCTTCAATGAAGGTGGCTTAGAGGGTGGGTTGACCGTGGCGAGTAGCCATGATGAACTCCTCTCCTACATCCTAGATGATCACGCCCAGGTGACTTGGGTTGGTTCAATGAATGGCTTATCAATGCTCCTGGTTAATAAGGCCCAGGTGGCTGGGATACACTTATCGTCGATATATGGCAGCAACCTTAAGCTACTCAGCATGTTAGGTGTACTAGATGATGTTGCATTAGTGAGGGGTTACGTTAGGGTTATTGGAATTGGGTATAGTGGGGGGTTAGGTTCATTGAGCCTAAGGGACATTGCTGAGAGAATTAGGAGAGGTGAGTTAACCATGGTTAAGAGGAATCCTGGTTCAGGAACTAGGCTGCTTAGTGAACTATGGCTTAGGAGAATGGGTGTGCTTAACCCGAGGTCACTTAATGTTGTTGCCTGGACTCACGATGACGTGGCCAAGGCAATACTCAGGGGTGAGGCGGACTATGGTTTCATAACCCAGTACCATGCGGAGAAGTGGGGCTTAAACTTCATTAAGGTTATTCAGGAGGACTTCGATATAGTGGTTAGGAGGGATTCAATTAATGAGGCTGAGGGTCTCCTTAAGGAATTGAGGAGGTTGAGGGGACTTAACGTTAAGGGTTATGTAATCAATAGTGATGTTGGTGAAATTATTGCGTAA